The Salvelinus namaycush isolate Seneca unplaced genomic scaffold, SaNama_1.0 Scaffold932, whole genome shotgun sequence genome includes the window tgacaaacacacttcACTTCCTTGATGGGACGTGTCATTCAGTGGCGCTAAGGGACGATTCTCAGTGTACAAAACAAGCATATTTTATAAGTGAAGTAAAATGCGTGCatttctattgccaatgtttatATGATTATACCATTTCAAGGCGTAGGCCTATGTAGAAACTATTCTACAGACCAGGTTTGAGTTTATAAAGCCTATCACACCGTTATGCCGGAACGATACTCAAGAACATCTTTGACCTGTTTTGTGAGAGGTAATCTGACTGCGGCGTTTACCTTCTGCAGGCCAAGCGCAGGTTGGCGTTGGATGAGTCGGACCACCAGTACCCCATCGAAGGAGCCAGGACCCCCAGGGGAAAGGCTGGAGGAGCCTCCGGGCCAGGGCTCAAGAGCCCCAAAAGTAAGACTGAGCCAGAGCAGATGGTTCAAGTGAGGATTCTGTGACTGTGTTATAAAGCCCATCATACCTATAAAGTGGccctcctggagagctactgggtaTGCAAGGTTTTTCTCAATGGTCCAAATCTGTACTAACTCCTGATTCCACTAATCGGTTTCTGTTGAGCAGCTAATCGGTAGTCCGGTGTGCTTGATTTGGGTTGGGGTGAAATCCTGCAGGAATGTACCTGTCCAGGAGGATGGTTGGGGCACCCCTGCTAAACACGCTCAATGAGGAAGTTGGACTAAGTGTACTAATAAGCTATGGCCCATGATGTGAATGGGTAAAAGCGGGGATGGAGGAGCGTCCTTCTGTAATCGAACAGTGGTCTGCGCTGCTCGGGCACGTTGTCACGGCAGCATAATGCATCGTTCAGAAACCGACATCTATTTTCCTTAATTTGTTTGAAaatgtaaacatattttttaaGTGGGAAGGCAGATGAAGCCCTTTTATCTAAAGAAATCACTTTTGTATGTGAAAACACAtaatcctactcattactccacactctttaaaaataaaataaaaaaatatgttttttgagCCGACTTCGCCGTCGACCAAAAGGGCGCACCAGACCGGACGCCTGGGAAGCAGGCCGGTTCCAAAACGAACGGAATCAACGGTGACCCGGGGGTTTAatagaatcccctccctctgtaaaGATACTTAGTTGCTCACTGCAGTGAGAACATACTGTAACTTGTAACGTTATGTCATTTTTAATCAAACTCTCCCATCCAACTTTGAACATAATACTAAACTGGATATATTTCTCTCTCCCGTCCGTCTTACTGTATAGCTCCAAAGTCACCGGCAGAGAAGACGCGTTACGACACGTCGCTGGGCCTGCTAACGAAGAAGTTTGTTGAGCTGCTGGGCCAGTCGTCTGACGGCGTCATCGACCTCAATCAGGCTGCAGAGGTTCTCAAGGTGCAGAAGAGACGCCTCTATGACATCACCAACGTGCTGGAGGGGGTGCACCTGATCAAGAAGAAGTCCAAGAATAACATACAGTGGATGTAAGTGTCTCACAAGAACCGATTTGATTTAGACAACTTTATCCCCTTTAGGGGCAATCACTAGACATCATCACTGACTTGATCTAACTGTATGAGGTAATGAAAATAGTTTTCAGGCTTTTGTCCTGTGTTAaaccctcccctctctcgctctctcccaggGGCTGTAACCTGTCGGAGGATGGGGGTACGTTGACCAGCAGCCAGAGTCTGAGCAGTGAGCTGTCTGACCTgggtcaggaggagaggagactggacgaGCTGATCCAGAGCTGTACCCTGGACGTCCAACAGATGACAGAGGCCTCGCACAGCCACAAATATccttattatacacacacacacacactgttaaccaCACTGTTATAATAGGGGGAAAACAAGAAGAGCCAAGGCTGTCTTCGTAGGGTACTATGAAGCCGTTATAACTAGTGTTCGTAGGGTACTATGAAGCCGTTATAACTAGTGTTCGTAGGGTACTATGAAGCCGTTATAACTAGTGTTCGTAGGGTACTATGAAGCCGTTATAACTAGTGTTCGTAGGGTACTATGAAGCCGTTATAACTAGTGTTCGTAGGGTACTATGAAGCCGTTATAACTAGTGTTCGTAGGATACTATGAAGCCGTTATAACTAGTGTCACTTAGGTGCTCAAAGCTGGTCAATATGTGTGTTTTATTCCAAACTCAGCGTTTTAGTTGTCTTTAACCCTGCTGGTCCACGTTTGCCTATGTGACATACCAAGACATCCGTCATCTGCGTCACCTGAAGGACCAGACCATCATCGTGGTGAAAGCTCCCTCTGAGACCAAGTTGGAGGTGCCAGACCCACAGGAGGTAAGCAGACAAGTCTGGTTAATCAATATGACCTTGAGACTGTCCTCTTGTGTTTGTCTCGTGTACTTTCTACAACGTGTTTGTGTACAAAGGTACATGCAGTTATGGTTCTTCTCTTTCGATGTCAACTAACATCCAAAACTAACCGTGTTGGACGACCGCTGGCGCTACAATCACCCAATCAGTGTCTGACAACAGAGGTACCGGTCAACAATATCCCAGGCACCAGTACAGACCAGTCCATGTACTTGAGGTTGAGAATCACTAGTCTACCAATTGAATCAATACCTAATCAATGCAGCATGCTCATGTCTGTCCACTGCAGTGTTTCTACAAGGGAACAGATTTCATTTTAAAACAAAAACTTTATAAGGACCTCTCGTtggaactaaactcagcaaaaaaagaaacgtcctctcactgtcaactgctcaTGCGTCCAGTTCTctgtgggttaggagaatattccatcaacatcccaccaaacatacacagaacatggttgccatgaaTGGTCCTTGGAAACAGTCCTTGCACGTCGCTGCAACATTCCTATGAAAACGTTAGGTAAATGACCTAATACACTCTTTAAGGGAATGTTCTCTGAAGTTGCGTGaacatttgttgttagctgggCAGTTTTGGGTCCGTGTCACCTGAGGTTGagacataccctacattactcatctcatatgtatagactgtacttacatttacatttaagtcatttagcagacgctcttatccagagcgacttacaaattggaaagttcatacatattcatcctggtccccccgtgggaattgaaccctggtccccccgtgggaattgaacccacaaccctggcgttgcaagcgccatgctctaccaactgagccacacgggaccactctATActctgtactctataccatctactgcatcttgcctatgccgttctgtaccatcactcattcatatatctttatgtacatattctttatccctttacacttgtgtgtatgaggtaattgttgtggaattgttaggttagattactcgttggttattactgcattgtcggaactagaagcacaagcatttcgctacactcgcattaacatctgctaaccatgtgtatgtgacaaataaaatttgatttgatttgaactgctCTATAACTAATCAGTGGGTCTTGTTTGTTTACCAGGGCCTGTCTGTCCTCCTCACCAGCACCAAGGGGCCTATCGAGGTGTTCCTCTGTCCGGAGGAGAACACCAGTAGTCCTGTGAAGAACGGCGGCCCGGATGTCCAAGGAAACTCCTCCCCTTTCCTCAAAGTGTCAGCAGGTACCTTTCCCATCAGAATGTGCACACTCTTTACAATTATTCGTTTTTTAGACCTGATCAAATTTCCTTGCTTCTTATCAATCAACGTTTTGTGTGTTTAGTTGTAATATCTCTCACATCCTTTCTCCTCCACAGAGAGTGCAACAGGCGGCAGCGGTAACGACTACGTCGCTCCAGCTCCGTCTGCGGTGATGGTGACCAACCTGTCCCCCATCACCTCCCCTTTCACCAGCCTGCTGCTGCAAACGGAGGACCAGATCCCCTCCTCCCTGTCTGGGCTCCTGGAGGGCCACGGGGCCGGGCCCTTCGTCaacctgtcccctcctctcctcaacGAGGACTACATGCTGAGCTTAGAGGATGACGAGGGAATCAGTGATCTGTTCGACACATACGACTTTGACAAGCTTCCCCTGGAAGAACTCATGTGTCCCTCTATGTAAGAGGGAGGGGTGGAAGACAAGGATGTGTCtcgtcccccccccctccttatTACTGAATAGAGGAAGACGTAGGGGACACTTGTCTCTTCTGTGTGTTCACATGTACCAGGAGAGACGGGGGAAATGTCTGCTGTGTTCATATGTAACTGtcatggaggagcagagagggatcAGCCTGTAGAGAGAGACTGCACCATAGGGAGAGTTCCTTGGCACCCCTATCCCTCTGTTTTAAAGAGGATTGGGTACACAGGGCATGCTGGATAAAagatctctctccttctctccctgtgcCTGCCTGTTTGTCAAGGCAGTACACTGGGCCAGGTGGGTGAAAGATCCTCCCCCACCCGGCATCTTTTTCTCCCTGTACCTGCCTGTTTGTCGAGGCACTGTAGACTGCCTTAAAActgggtcgtgttcagtaggAACAAAAATGTATAAACTCATTGAAACTGAAACGGTAGAGGTTTCATTTTCAGTCACGATAAAGGTTTTGCTACGCTGTGGCCTAATGAAGACGACCCTGACCAGCTCTTCTCTCACTTCTCAGACCGTCTTGATTACTGAGAGCTGCCTTTATCCAAACTGGCGCTAGTCGAAACCCTCCGTAACGGTCTGTGTTTCAGACGGTTGCTCATGTGTTCCTGTGGATGTGTCAGGTGGCCAGCGTGACCCTATATGCTGATCAAGCAAATCTACATTTGTGCTGGTGTTCTATGCTTTTGTCATCGTTACATAGAATATGGCAGTGACGGTGTGATAATGGTTTTgcggcaacaacaacaaacaaaaaaaatcgcTGAGTTTTGTCTTTGAAACTTTTAGGAAATATTTTAGTACAACACTAGTTGTTGAGATACTGTATCATAAAGTACAAGTTGACCCGTTAGTTTAGATTGGGACTCGTGTCAAGATATTATCTCCTACTTAACTGACATTCATATTAACTGTGTTTGCTTAGGGCAAATAATGGGTTTACAAGCGTCACCAAATTCAACAAGTCCTGGTTTAATTGGAAACCCAAGTTGGCCCGTCCCAGTCTGTATCCATGTGAATGGATATTTCCAAGAACAACAACCAGTTAAAAAGCAACCGTTATGTTATTGCTCTGAAGGAATACCTCAAGTTATCTTGGAGAGAGAGTCTGTCTCTGTGCTGATTAGGCTTGAGCGCTATACCCTATACTGGAGGGTTTAGACATATCCATATCATGATTTTCATTAGTTTTCTTTgggtgggcggggggggggggggggggttgtgtgctGTATAACTAAAGGTTAAGTATAACTGTAAGGGAATCTAAGATGTGTGAAAAgatatccagctcagggctccagtgttttggtttgctaacttgctagtaGCTAAGTAGCAAGATGTTAAGAACAAGCTTCTTGTTTACAGCAGAGATATTCAACCCCCTCCTGGATTAACATCCCTGTTGCCTAAATTGTTTTGTGCCTCAAAACATAGCGGCCCTTTGGGTGCACATTCAGTAATACCGTGTATACCCATTACAGATGTACCTTTTAGTCAGCGAGCAACGCTATTGTAGATGCACCTTACGGTGCTCATCTGAATATTTTAATACagccatcaccccccccccctccattttaAAATCACATGCTCATGAATGGAAACAAGCAGGTGTGGGACTTCTCCCTCTACTTAAAGGGAAATGTGTTTCTGACTGACATCAGCATTTCTTTTTGTGTAGGAGAATAAAAGGAGTTCACTTTTCAAGCAGAACAAGTGGGCTACTTGGTTGATTTGAATCCCGAAAGAACTCTGAATGTGTTCAGTTGTATGTTGAATGTGTTCAGTTGTATGTTAATTCGGCTAATggtgggggggggttaggtagCCTAGATATCGTTTTGTTCATGTCACAGTGAAGAAGAGACAGGATAGTCTTAAATTCGTCCTAGATGATGATTGAATGATATGCTTGTTGCCTTGCTGACTGGATGTTGGTGTAACCTGGGGGTTGGTGCCCTGAAGTCTAgaaaccattaaaaaaaaaaaatgttttaatgaaGGTATGATTTTGATCGCTCACTAGGTACTGTAGACTACCTCTGGCTCCAGATATGGTTTTATGACTATACTAATGCTGGTTTATTTTGGGGTGTTTTATGTTAGTCAGTTAGGTGCCATGTTAGCAGATATTCTGACTTCTAGAACTGTAGTCGTGGTGACAGACTGTTTGGCTTACCTGTTGTATGCGAGTTCAGAGATCTAGGATGGTTTCCTGGTATCTTGATGGTCAGGCAGGCACGTGGATGTGTTATGTTGATAGAATGATGCATATATGAATTAATATTCTGATATAAGGGCTTGGTTTCCAttagtgtggttgtgtttgtgttttagccagttcatttgtgtgtgttatgtgtaaaTGGTTTTGCGTAGTGAGTGCTTTCCTTCTTGGTGATGAGTAATGAAATGGAACTCTTCAAATGATGAGTTCatgtaaccagggttggggttCACTTACACATTGGTGTTTCTCATTGAGAAGCATTGAggagaattggaatttcagtttatttCTTGAATTTACTGAACTGAATGTTAACGTAGTATTGTTGCCATCATTGAATTATCCCATTTTTCCATGTATTTTGGGATTACAATTTTGCCAGTGTTAGCGTCTCTAATATGCTTTTGTTTGTTGTGAAGGTACTGGACAATGTAGAAAGAATCCCCCCCAAGTGCACAGAACATCTTGTCAATATTTTCCTCTTGTTCtttaatttcatatttatatcaatGTGAATATGTATTTATAAACTCAActtgaattattattttttcttaTACTAATTAGATTTTCAGTCTATATAAGAATTTATAGAAAAAGGAATTCCCTACAATTTTTATAGCCTGGTTGAACCAGATTGAAAGCTGCGTTGCATTCACCATGCAGCATTCAGTCGGGTTTAACCAGGCTAACCATTTTATCTCTCGTTGACCAGAATCTGGTCACAAATTCTTCTCCCAAGGTTCAACAATTTGAAGTGATTAGGAAAGCCTGTCTTTCCGTGTGTGTGGATGATGCTTATTATAACACAAATAGGATACGTCCCCAATGGCACTGTATTTCTTATGTAGTGAGTGGCACTTTTGACCCGAGCCctagtacactatataaggaatggGATGCCATTTGATATGTAACCATAGATTACACACTGCTTATTCAaagtttttttctttttatatGAATGCATGAAAGAGTATGTTATGTGAATATTTTGAAAATACAGATTTAATTTTCAGTTTTATTGTAACATGGCTTTTTAAAACATGTATGTTCGATTTGAAAGCTTTGATAtaaattgtgtgtgtatatatatatatatataaatatataatgcATCTGAACAGGACCACCTGTTGGGTTGGTGCCATTGAGGATATGTTTTATATTCTGGATGTTTGAAATTCACCAAAACTTGAATAAAAGC containing:
- the LOC120043467 gene encoding transcription factor E2F3-like, whose product is MRRGISSAPDKVIIAGVGGSLDKNAVLTALSDRLTPHFTTATYIQIITPPPCITQTSNVCLSEPPAGSIYSTPNGATNGTGQRPTLGRPPAKRRLALDESDHQYPIEGARTPRGKAGGASGPGLKSPKTPKSPAEKTRYDTSLGLLTKKFVELLGQSSDGVIDLNQAAEVLKVQKRRLYDITNVLEGVHLIKKKSKNNIQWMGCNLSEDGGTLTSSQSLSSELSDLGQEERRLDELIQSCTLDVQQMTEASHSHKFAYVTYQDIRHLRHLKDQTIIVVKAPSETKLEVPDPQEGLSVLLTSTKGPIEVFLCPEENTSSPVKNGGPDVQGNSSPFLKVSAESATGGSGNDYVAPAPSAVMVTNLSPITSPFTSLLLQTEDQIPSSLSGLLEGHGAGPFVNLSPPLLNEDYMLSLEDDEGISDLFDTYDFDKLPLEELMCPSM